A single genomic interval of Sinorhizobium garamanticum harbors:
- a CDS encoding ETC complex I subunit has product MSAKIYRPAKTAMQSGKANTHLWVLEFDQEKPRTIDPIMGYTSSADMRQQLRLTFESAEQAIAYAERNGIEYRVIAPKDSTRKNVSYSDNFRFNRMQPWTH; this is encoded by the coding sequence ATGTCCGCGAAGATCTATCGTCCCGCAAAGACGGCCATGCAATCCGGCAAGGCCAACACGCATCTGTGGGTGCTGGAGTTCGATCAGGAAAAGCCGCGTACCATTGATCCCATCATGGGATATACAAGCTCCGCCGATATGCGCCAGCAACTGCGGCTCACCTTCGAAAGTGCGGAACAGGCCATCGCCTATGCCGAACGCAACGGCATCGAATACCGCGTGATCGCGCCGAAGGATTCGACGCGCAAGAATGTGTCCTATTCGGACAATTTCCGTTTCAACCGGATGCAGCCCTGGACCCATTGA
- a CDS encoding DUF192 domain-containing protein: protein MASPLRIFARSAVAALFLLSLFVSAAVADVSFGRDKVRLLTGAGAHDLTVELAVDPGQREQGLMYRRQMEPDHGMLFDFGETRRVMMWMKNTYLPLDMLFVARDGTVRTIHENAVPMSETIIDSGEPVVFVLELNAGTVKRLGIKPGDRLEGSRIPAAN, encoded by the coding sequence ATGGCTTCGCCTCTCCGCATATTTGCAAGAAGCGCCGTCGCGGCGCTTTTTTTGTTGTCGCTGTTCGTTTCCGCAGCTGTTGCCGATGTTTCCTTTGGGCGCGACAAGGTCCGTCTTTTGACAGGGGCGGGCGCACATGACCTGACGGTCGAACTCGCAGTCGATCCGGGCCAGCGCGAGCAGGGGCTCATGTACCGCCGCCAGATGGAGCCCGACCACGGCATGCTGTTCGATTTTGGCGAGACGCGCCGGGTGATGATGTGGATGAAAAACACCTATCTGCCGCTCGATATGCTCTTTGTCGCGCGTGATGGAACGGTTCGCACGATTCATGAAAACGCGGTGCCGATGTCCGAAACGATCATCGATTCCGGAGAGCCGGTGGTGTTTGTGCTCGAACTCAATGCCGGTACAGTGAAACGACTCGGCATAAAGCCGGGCGACCGCCTCGAAGGTTCACGGATCCCGGCCGCAAACTGA
- a CDS encoding cold-shock protein, giving the protein MADRTSSKDVIHNDDFGNDALDLIEITGVIKWFDVAKGFGFIVPDNGMQDVLLHVTCLRRDGYQTVLEGARVVALVQKRDRGYQAFRILSMDQSTAVHPSQLPPVRTHVQVTPTSGLERVLVKWFNRTKGFGFLTRGEGTEDIFVHMETLRRFGLTELRPGQVVLVRFGDGEKGLMAAEIHPDGPTPTNRSH; this is encoded by the coding sequence ATGGCGGATAGAACATCTTCGAAAGACGTCATCCACAATGACGACTTTGGCAATGACGCCCTTGACCTCATCGAAATTACCGGCGTTATCAAGTGGTTCGACGTTGCCAAGGGCTTCGGCTTCATTGTGCCCGACAACGGCATGCAGGACGTATTGCTGCACGTTACTTGCCTGCGGCGCGACGGCTATCAGACGGTTCTCGAGGGCGCGCGCGTCGTCGCCCTTGTTCAGAAACGGGACCGCGGGTACCAGGCTTTCCGTATTCTTTCGATGGACCAGTCGACCGCTGTCCATCCTTCGCAACTCCCCCCGGTCAGAACGCATGTTCAGGTCACGCCGACCAGTGGTTTGGAGCGTGTGCTCGTCAAGTGGTTCAACCGCACCAAAGGTTTTGGTTTCCTGACTCGCGGTGAGGGGACCGAAGACATCTTCGTGCATATGGAGACGCTACGCCGTTTCGGGCTCACGGAACTGCGACCCGGCCAGGTGGTGCTGGTACGCTTCGGCGATGGCGAAAAAGGTCTCATGGCTGCGGAGATTCATCCCGACGGCCCGACGCCAACCAACCGGTCACACTGA
- a CDS encoding VOC family protein translates to MRYLHTMVRVKDLEKALHFYCTLFGLKEIRRYENEKGRFTLVFLAAPGDLDLASDKSSPCLELTYNWDTEDYTGGRNFGHLAYEVDDIYGFCKHLMDNGVTINRPPRDGHMAFVRSPDGISIEILQKGEHLPAQEPWASMGNTGSW, encoded by the coding sequence ATGCGCTATCTGCACACGATGGTTCGTGTAAAGGACCTGGAAAAGGCTCTTCACTTCTACTGCACGCTGTTCGGCCTCAAGGAAATCCGCCGGTACGAAAACGAAAAAGGCCGATTCACGCTGGTCTTTCTTGCTGCGCCTGGCGACCTCGACCTGGCCAGTGACAAAAGCTCCCCGTGCCTCGAACTCACCTATAACTGGGACACGGAGGACTACACCGGCGGCCGCAACTTCGGCCATCTCGCCTACGAAGTGGACGACATCTACGGCTTCTGCAAACATCTGATGGACAATGGTGTGACCATCAACCGTCCTCCGCGCGACGGGCATATGGCTTTTGTCCGCTCACCGGACGGAATTTCGATCGAGATCCTGCAGAAGGGCGAGCATCTGCCCGCGCAGGAGCCCTGGGCTTCGATGGGCAATACGGGCAGCTGGTAA
- a CDS encoding D-Ala-D-Ala carboxypeptidase family metallohydrolase, whose product MQHLEGKCALLIFGRAAALSVSLFALAGCMSSAGDEAASLKPQQSATPSEVAETEGNGEEQVATNSGPAAPQATDGAAQADPAATQQSLTMQSTGLRAASSSIYGQTPTTTADGQTDTNQAADATPGNAILPQPTTVNATSNSLFSNGQTMVEPAAPSQQGASNETPTAAQTVADTAAGGPATAAGNDLPLVVPLPLSAQAALSGKAPVELQPVEVASVDPATLQHANSGQPVDPTKGESETQQRGKTWTLASLFAPKRKEKPRTDGERAVRQTEKKTITASNASQPQVASLAYTSLPGVNMNPLFSMEHEDHVADEEDAPVETAALSGLARLAPNGLVLQTERVETGCFKPELLEMLKTVEQHYGQKVMVTSGLRAIKINRKRQSLHTRCEAADIQVKGVNKWELASFLRSIPGRGGVGTYCHTESVHIDIGPERDWNWRCRRRKG is encoded by the coding sequence TTGCAACATCTGGAGGGGAAATGCGCGCTCCTGATCTTCGGACGCGCGGCTGCATTATCCGTATCATTGTTTGCATTGGCAGGTTGCATGTCGTCGGCCGGCGACGAGGCCGCTTCCCTGAAGCCGCAGCAATCAGCGACACCATCTGAGGTGGCGGAGACCGAAGGCAATGGCGAGGAGCAGGTCGCGACCAACTCCGGACCTGCCGCGCCGCAAGCCACGGACGGTGCTGCCCAGGCCGATCCGGCGGCGACACAGCAATCGCTGACGATGCAGAGCACGGGCTTACGCGCCGCCTCGTCCAGCATTTACGGACAAACACCCACGACCACGGCTGATGGCCAAACGGATACCAACCAGGCGGCGGATGCAACGCCTGGCAACGCCATCCTGCCGCAACCAACAACGGTCAATGCGACAAGCAACAGCCTCTTCAGCAACGGGCAAACCATGGTCGAGCCCGCCGCTCCGTCACAACAGGGCGCGAGCAACGAGACGCCAACGGCAGCGCAGACCGTTGCAGACACGGCCGCGGGCGGACCGGCGACTGCGGCCGGAAACGACCTTCCGCTCGTCGTTCCGCTGCCTTTGAGCGCGCAAGCGGCATTGTCCGGAAAAGCGCCGGTCGAGTTGCAGCCGGTAGAAGTTGCCTCGGTGGATCCAGCGACGCTACAGCACGCGAATTCCGGTCAACCCGTTGATCCGACGAAAGGAGAGAGCGAAACGCAGCAAAGAGGTAAGACCTGGACGCTCGCCAGCCTCTTTGCGCCGAAGCGGAAAGAGAAGCCGCGCACCGACGGCGAACGCGCTGTCCGGCAAACGGAAAAGAAGACCATCACGGCCAGCAATGCGAGCCAGCCGCAAGTCGCCTCCCTCGCCTACACCTCGTTGCCGGGCGTCAACATGAATCCGCTTTTCAGCATGGAGCATGAAGATCACGTCGCCGACGAGGAGGACGCACCAGTCGAAACGGCAGCGCTATCCGGTCTCGCCCGTCTCGCACCGAACGGCCTCGTCCTGCAGACGGAGAGGGTGGAAACCGGCTGCTTCAAGCCGGAACTTCTCGAGATGTTGAAGACGGTCGAGCAGCATTACGGACAGAAGGTCATGGTGACCTCCGGGCTGAGGGCGATCAAGATCAACCGGAAACGCCAGTCTCTCCACACGCGATGCGAAGCCGCCGACATTCAGGTCAAGGGTGTCAACAAGTGGGAACTCGCGAGTTTCCTGCGCAGCATTCCGGGCCGCGGCGGCGTCGGCACCTATTGCCACACGGAATCGGTTCACATTGATATAGGCCCCGAGCGGGACTGGAACTGGCGCTGCCGCCGGCGCAAGGGCTGA
- a CDS encoding sulfotransferase family 2 domain-containing protein — translation MIISHRHKFIFIHVPKTAGSTISAYLAREFGPWDLQLGSWRDALGNGANANRLGRIAIFCHLSPLKIAKTLVRNGKVDSLAGAALSRRFAGKLADHSGASEIEAFDPSAWKQYFKFCFVRNPFERAVSLYNWHYRKSETRPSFSQMLRLIEEGAAEREQINWRSWQLYTKNDEIVVDFVGRQERLSDDLSIICDRLGLPFDDRFLVRAKASPTRPDIRSYYKPGDRERIERLFGAEIERFKYRFPD, via the coding sequence ATGATCATATCCCATCGCCATAAATTCATTTTCATCCACGTCCCTAAAACCGCCGGCAGCACGATTTCCGCTTATCTTGCTCGCGAATTCGGGCCCTGGGATCTGCAGCTCGGGTCCTGGAGAGATGCACTCGGTAATGGAGCGAATGCCAATCGGCTAGGACGGATCGCCATCTTCTGCCATCTTTCTCCACTCAAGATCGCGAAAACGCTCGTCCGCAATGGCAAAGTCGATTCATTGGCCGGTGCTGCTCTCAGCCGGCGCTTTGCAGGCAAGCTCGCGGATCATTCAGGCGCAAGCGAAATCGAGGCCTTCGATCCCTCTGCCTGGAAACAGTATTTTAAGTTCTGCTTCGTGCGGAATCCGTTCGAGCGCGCCGTTTCTCTTTATAATTGGCACTACAGGAAGTCGGAAACGCGACCGAGCTTCTCGCAAATGCTCCGCTTGATCGAAGAGGGCGCCGCCGAGAGGGAGCAAATCAACTGGAGATCCTGGCAGCTTTACACCAAGAACGACGAGATCGTTGTGGATTTCGTAGGCCGGCAGGAGCGCCTCTCCGATGATCTAAGCATCATATGCGACAGACTCGGCTTGCCGTTCGATGACCGCTTTCTGGTCAGAGCGAAGGCGAGCCCAACGAGGCCTGATATTCGCAGCTACTATAAACCGGGCGATCGTGAACGCATCGAACGGCTTTTCGGCGCGGAGATCGAGCGTTTTAAATACCGTTTCCCCGATTAG
- a CDS encoding ABC transporter ATP-binding protein, which translates to MNVKDRKLREVDSETTTGILKRVITENGRDHIRGYAVAIACLMVVAATTGFIAWISETVVNEAFANRRGDTVLLICFSIFAAFVLRGLATYGQAVTLSKIGNSIVARYKRRLYMHLMALSVGYFQEKRSAQLTAKINQNVAGIRDVLNMTVTSIARDLLTLVALVGVMVSKDWLLSLIILLVAPPMLLGLRYISKRLRLATREAVEANSSVLGAVQETIQGISIVKAFTMEDELRRKVERIIDRAESRANRIARLSERTAPLTETFAGLAISSVLAYASLRTIYSNVAPGALFAFVTALLMAYDPARRLARLQLSLERAAVNARMLYEILDTVPHQRDLPGAAELTFSEATVEFRGVRFSYGNSEEILKGVSFRAEGGKTTALVGSSGAGKSTIISLIPRFYDPQSGAILIDGQDIATVTKQSLRSGLAYVSQQAYLFEGSIRDNIRYGRPEATDAEVEEAARLAYAHDFILAQPQGYDTPVGEQGMTLSGGQRQRLSIARALLRNAPLLLLDEATSALDTESEAAVQKALDQAMSGRTVIVIAHRLSTVVNADKIVVMKEGMVVEEGTHEELAHRPGGLYARLHNLQGSALELTVGADVT; encoded by the coding sequence TTGAACGTCAAGGATCGAAAACTGCGCGAGGTCGATTCCGAAACGACCACTGGGATCCTAAAGCGCGTCATTACCGAAAACGGCCGCGACCATATCCGCGGCTACGCTGTTGCCATTGCCTGCCTGATGGTGGTGGCTGCGACGACGGGCTTCATCGCCTGGATCAGTGAAACCGTGGTCAACGAAGCTTTCGCCAACAGGCGCGGCGACACTGTTCTTCTTATCTGCTTTTCGATTTTCGCTGCCTTCGTCCTGAGAGGATTGGCGACCTACGGACAAGCGGTCACTTTATCAAAAATCGGCAACAGTATTGTCGCACGGTACAAACGCCGGCTTTATATGCACCTAATGGCGCTGAGCGTTGGCTATTTCCAGGAGAAGCGCTCGGCACAGCTCACCGCCAAGATCAACCAGAACGTCGCCGGCATCCGCGACGTGCTTAACATGACAGTCACGTCGATCGCTCGCGATCTCCTGACTTTGGTCGCTCTCGTCGGCGTCATGGTCAGCAAGGACTGGCTGCTGTCGCTTATCATCCTTCTCGTGGCGCCGCCGATGCTCCTCGGGCTTCGCTACATTTCCAAGCGGCTGCGTCTGGCGACGCGCGAAGCAGTCGAGGCCAACAGCAGCGTGCTCGGCGCGGTGCAGGAAACCATTCAAGGCATTTCCATCGTCAAAGCCTTCACGATGGAGGATGAGTTGCGCCGCAAGGTCGAAAGGATCATTGACCGCGCGGAAAGCCGCGCCAACCGCATCGCGCGCTTGAGCGAGCGGACGGCGCCATTGACGGAGACCTTCGCAGGGCTGGCAATCTCGAGTGTGCTTGCCTATGCCTCTCTCCGCACGATCTACAGCAACGTGGCCCCGGGTGCCTTGTTTGCCTTTGTAACCGCACTTCTCATGGCCTACGATCCGGCCCGGCGCCTAGCTCGCCTGCAGTTGTCGCTGGAGCGCGCCGCCGTCAACGCCCGCATGCTTTATGAAATTCTGGACACGGTTCCGCATCAGCGAGACCTGCCGGGTGCCGCGGAACTGACCTTCAGCGAAGCGACCGTCGAGTTTCGCGGCGTGCGGTTCTCCTATGGCAATAGCGAGGAGATCCTGAAGGGGGTCAGCTTCCGCGCGGAGGGGGGCAAGACGACCGCGCTTGTCGGCTCGTCCGGCGCCGGCAAGTCCACGATCATCAGCCTCATTCCGCGCTTCTACGATCCGCAGTCGGGCGCGATCCTGATCGACGGGCAAGACATAGCAACTGTCACCAAGCAGTCTCTGCGCAGCGGACTCGCTTATGTCTCGCAGCAAGCTTACCTCTTCGAAGGCTCAATCCGCGACAACATCCGCTACGGCCGACCGGAAGCGACGGACGCGGAAGTCGAAGAAGCGGCGCGGCTTGCCTATGCGCATGATTTCATCCTCGCGCAGCCACAGGGCTACGATACGCCTGTCGGCGAACAAGGCATGACTCTTTCCGGCGGCCAGCGCCAGCGCCTGTCGATCGCCCGTGCGCTCCTCCGCAACGCGCCCCTTCTGCTTCTGGACGAGGCTACCTCGGCCCTTGATACCGAGTCGGAAGCGGCTGTCCAGAAGGCACTCGATCAAGCGATGAGCGGCCGCACGGTCATCGTAATCGCCCACCGGCTTTCCACCGTCGTTAATGCTGACAAGATCGTCGTGATGAAGGAGGGCATGGTCGTTGAGGAGGGGACGCACGAGGAACTTGCGCACCGTCCGGGCGGTCTTTACGCTCGCCTCCACAATCTGCAAGGCAGCGCTTTGGAATTGACCGTGGGGGCCGATGTCACTTAG
- a CDS encoding polysaccharide pyruvyl transferase family protein codes for MFEGIKSAIHWRLAKNLRKSSPDKAARHLLLAATGRGTDVSKARRAIGFLVADKRYSDARTICREHISRGDPSGFWRHYESFVDELASSYRLQEVSRPKIKIALFNDTDFRVNIGCRLTSQGLKKQILDAFPGAEITSIGFNFAAFRQEFQKNISAELHELSDIEDRLSAAYGKDAIDHIAAADFVILQPEGSLDHRTTAEGLATFFTPVLTARKLGKPFAVLNGTIPIYDDERSDYLRTLFRELGHVAARDEISAEHYGVEFLADAAFLRISPAPSAERDGCLITTGARNNAEEDVGILKAALRACDTWRLRPVVLTHAVERFNAHETEILARGGIFAETAGIEHAAETILKCRLHIGGRYHMAIFGLLCNVPSLLFDVKTHKNQWLEQYSPLIKLVHPHTDLDAAAVVALTDGVSQEHRETDTADKYVRFLRRAYS; via the coding sequence TTGTTCGAGGGGATAAAATCCGCCATACATTGGCGGCTCGCGAAGAACCTAAGGAAATCGAGTCCTGACAAAGCGGCACGGCACTTATTGCTGGCAGCAACGGGACGCGGGACCGACGTTTCCAAAGCTAGGCGCGCCATTGGATTTCTCGTTGCAGACAAAAGGTACTCAGACGCCCGCACTATTTGCCGAGAGCATATTTCTAGAGGCGATCCATCCGGCTTTTGGCGACATTACGAGAGCTTCGTTGACGAGCTCGCAAGCTCTTACCGACTCCAGGAAGTGTCTCGGCCGAAAATCAAGATTGCCCTGTTCAACGATACAGACTTCAGGGTGAACATCGGATGCCGGCTGACGAGCCAGGGTCTGAAGAAACAGATTCTGGATGCGTTCCCGGGAGCCGAGATAACGTCCATCGGTTTCAACTTCGCGGCCTTCAGACAGGAATTCCAGAAGAACATATCCGCTGAGTTGCATGAACTCTCGGATATAGAAGACCGGCTTTCTGCTGCGTATGGCAAAGACGCTATCGATCATATAGCGGCCGCCGATTTCGTGATTCTTCAGCCAGAGGGATCGTTGGACCACAGGACAACGGCAGAAGGACTTGCAACATTCTTCACTCCTGTCCTGACCGCCAGGAAGCTAGGGAAGCCATTCGCGGTATTGAACGGAACGATACCGATCTACGACGACGAACGATCGGACTATCTCAGAACGCTCTTCCGCGAACTCGGTCATGTCGCCGCCCGCGACGAAATCTCAGCCGAACATTACGGGGTCGAATTTCTGGCGGATGCAGCATTCCTTCGGATATCGCCAGCACCTTCGGCCGAACGCGACGGTTGCCTGATAACCACCGGAGCCAGAAACAATGCCGAAGAAGACGTTGGAATCCTGAAGGCTGCACTGAGGGCTTGCGACACGTGGAGGCTTCGGCCCGTTGTTCTTACGCACGCGGTTGAGCGCTTCAACGCTCATGAGACCGAGATCCTTGCCCGTGGCGGCATTTTTGCGGAGACCGCCGGCATAGAACATGCTGCCGAGACAATTTTAAAATGCCGCCTGCACATTGGTGGCCGATATCACATGGCGATATTCGGTCTGCTCTGTAACGTCCCCTCCCTCCTCTTCGACGTTAAAACGCACAAAAACCAGTGGCTAGAGCAATACTCACCACTCATAAAACTTGTGCATCCGCACACTGACCTCGACGCCGCGGCAGTGGTGGCACTAACGGATGGCGTGTCGCAAGAACATCGCGAAACAGATACGGCGGACAAATACGTCCGTTTTCTGAGACGCGCCTATAGTTGA
- a CDS encoding acyltransferase family protein, with the protein MGSSLAVTHQDFEYRPDLDGLRAVAILPVLLFHAGFGSFSGGFVGVDVFFVLSGFFMARIVLAELERGSFSFGAFYVRRMRRIFPALFTMIAVSTVAAWFLLMPQEFRYFGDSVQAAALFTSNILFRSESGYFDVAAEMKPLLHTWSLSVEEQFYLIFPVAVFLCYKFARRHILAIVLAVALLSFGASTWGIAHAPEKAFYLLHFRIWELLAGVLVAIAPRAAYAARGSQALAALGLLAVFLAVFTYTPDTPFPGAYAAVPCLGTALVIHAHCRGGLVARFLSNPVSVSVGRISYSLYLWHWPIIVFLRYGLGHELTTGWALTAVAMSFALAYISWRFVEQPARYGGLASSRRAIVGVSSAAISSAVAFGGIVNGLQGIPQRLPEGAQRLYQATYDESRFSSERCFADTNGEGLTPAQIRRGNLCRVGIETASEPQFLVWGDSHAAAIAPAIDVAARQMGMSGMFVGRGSCPPLPNTDFARPAAVKRCIDHNAAVMSLIAQERFAFVFMVGYWPKYVHRAELPGEGVFFDPRVEPALIDWSAPVRRGLNTTLTKLARQGTKAVLVMDVPEMGHEVPEALARAVVSGRPLDIAPPLEYTKMRQALARRVLKEAAKSSGALVVDPMSVLCDASRCHVMRGGTVLYKDGDHLSAKGAESLSGLFRPVLSIVREGAHTLISEPRS; encoded by the coding sequence ATGGGGAGCAGCTTGGCAGTAACCCACCAAGACTTCGAATATCGGCCGGACCTGGACGGTTTGCGAGCCGTGGCGATCTTGCCGGTGCTCCTCTTTCACGCAGGCTTCGGGTCGTTCTCAGGCGGATTCGTCGGGGTTGATGTTTTCTTTGTCCTGTCCGGGTTTTTCATGGCGAGGATCGTCCTAGCCGAGCTCGAGCGTGGCAGCTTCAGTTTTGGGGCGTTCTACGTTCGGCGGATGAGACGCATCTTCCCGGCTCTGTTCACGATGATCGCTGTTTCGACTGTGGCGGCGTGGTTTTTGCTCATGCCGCAAGAGTTCCGTTACTTCGGCGACAGTGTCCAAGCCGCTGCCTTATTCACCTCGAACATTCTGTTCCGCAGCGAAAGCGGTTATTTCGATGTCGCCGCAGAGATGAAGCCATTGCTTCATACCTGGTCTCTGTCTGTTGAAGAGCAGTTCTACCTGATTTTTCCCGTTGCGGTATTTCTTTGCTACAAATTCGCACGCAGGCACATTCTCGCGATTGTGTTGGCGGTGGCGCTCCTGTCCTTCGGGGCAAGCACTTGGGGGATCGCACACGCTCCGGAAAAAGCATTCTACTTGCTTCATTTTCGCATTTGGGAGTTGCTGGCCGGAGTTCTCGTTGCCATCGCTCCGCGCGCAGCCTATGCCGCCCGTGGGTCACAGGCACTGGCGGCCCTCGGACTGCTGGCCGTTTTCCTAGCCGTTTTTACCTATACTCCTGACACGCCCTTTCCGGGTGCCTATGCCGCAGTGCCCTGCCTTGGTACAGCCCTTGTTATCCACGCGCATTGTCGAGGCGGCTTGGTCGCGCGCTTTCTAAGTAATCCGGTTTCTGTCTCTGTCGGACGCATTTCATATTCGCTCTACCTCTGGCATTGGCCCATAATTGTGTTCTTGCGTTACGGCCTTGGCCATGAGCTGACAACCGGATGGGCCTTGACCGCGGTGGCGATGTCCTTCGCGCTAGCCTACATTTCTTGGAGGTTCGTCGAGCAGCCTGCGCGGTATGGCGGGCTGGCATCGTCGCGCCGTGCGATAGTCGGCGTGAGTAGCGCTGCGATTTCTTCGGCGGTCGCCTTCGGCGGAATCGTGAACGGTCTGCAAGGCATCCCCCAACGGTTGCCCGAAGGCGCCCAAAGGCTTTACCAAGCCACCTATGATGAGAGCCGATTCTCCTCAGAGCGGTGTTTCGCCGATACAAATGGAGAAGGTCTGACACCGGCTCAGATAAGGAGAGGGAATCTTTGTAGGGTGGGCATCGAGACTGCAAGCGAGCCGCAGTTCCTTGTGTGGGGAGATTCTCATGCCGCGGCCATTGCTCCTGCGATCGACGTTGCGGCTCGTCAAATGGGCATGTCGGGCATGTTCGTAGGGCGCGGCTCGTGCCCGCCTTTGCCAAATACGGATTTCGCCCGTCCGGCAGCGGTTAAACGGTGTATCGACCACAATGCCGCCGTGATGTCGCTGATCGCGCAGGAGAGGTTCGCCTTCGTTTTCATGGTTGGCTATTGGCCGAAGTACGTCCACCGGGCGGAACTTCCAGGTGAGGGCGTCTTTTTTGATCCTCGCGTCGAACCAGCGCTGATAGATTGGTCAGCGCCGGTCAGAAGGGGTCTCAACACGACGCTGACTAAGCTCGCTCGGCAGGGAACAAAGGCGGTTCTGGTGATGGATGTGCCGGAGATGGGGCACGAGGTGCCCGAAGCCCTCGCACGAGCTGTTGTTTCAGGACGCCCGCTCGACATAGCTCCTCCTCTTGAATACACGAAGATGCGGCAAGCACTGGCTCGGCGGGTTTTGAAGGAAGCGGCAAAATCGAGCGGAGCTCTCGTTGTGGATCCGATGAGCGTGCTTTGCGATGCCTCCAGATGTCATGTCATGCGGGGGGGCACCGTTCTCTACAAGGACGGAGATCACCTCTCAGCGAAAGGTGCGGAAAGTCTCTCAGGACTCTTCCGTCCGGTGCTAAGCATAGTGCGAGAGGGGGCCCACACTTTGATCTCTGAACCGAGATCTTGA
- a CDS encoding KpsF/GutQ family sugar-phosphate isomerase, with amino-acid sequence MDMIVSDAILASISRTIATAADGLDALAACLEDEVALRSSFVDAVELVASRSGRVVVAGIGKSGHIGRKIAATLASTGTSAYFVHPTEASHGDLGMITAQDLVILLSWSGETVELGNMLTYAKRFNVPVISVTSNPDSIIARNSTVAIVLPKVPEACPHGLAPTTSAMLQLAVGDALAMALLERRGFSAQDFKTFHPGGKLGSQLLLAHELAHSGEAVPLLPIGSPMSEAVIQMSSKGFGVVGVVGSDGDLVGVITDGDLRRHMSENLLLLTVETVMSHAPRVITCGMLASAAMEMMQSQKITVLFLIDDLRRPSGILHVHDLLRAGVA; translated from the coding sequence ATGGATATGATTGTAAGCGACGCGATACTGGCGTCGATCAGTCGCACGATTGCCACTGCCGCTGACGGGTTAGATGCGCTGGCGGCTTGCCTTGAGGATGAAGTGGCTCTGCGCAGCAGTTTCGTCGATGCCGTCGAACTCGTCGCCTCGAGGAGTGGCCGCGTCGTAGTTGCGGGCATAGGCAAGAGCGGGCACATCGGACGCAAGATCGCGGCAACGCTTGCTTCTACCGGCACGTCCGCCTATTTCGTGCACCCGACGGAAGCAAGTCACGGCGATCTCGGCATGATCACGGCGCAGGATTTAGTTATTCTGCTTTCATGGTCCGGTGAGACGGTCGAACTCGGGAATATGCTTACTTACGCCAAGCGCTTCAATGTTCCCGTGATTTCCGTCACCTCGAATCCCGACAGCATAATCGCTCGCAACTCCACGGTCGCGATTGTCCTGCCGAAAGTGCCGGAGGCATGCCCTCACGGGCTTGCCCCGACCACGTCTGCGATGCTGCAATTGGCAGTTGGGGATGCTCTCGCAATGGCCTTGCTTGAGCGGAGGGGGTTTTCGGCTCAGGACTTCAAGACGTTTCATCCGGGCGGCAAGCTCGGTTCGCAGTTGCTCCTTGCACACGAACTGGCGCATTCGGGCGAGGCCGTGCCACTGTTGCCCATTGGCAGTCCAATGAGCGAGGCGGTCATCCAGATGTCTTCGAAGGGGTTTGGCGTCGTCGGCGTCGTTGGTAGCGACGGTGACCTTGTCGGCGTGATTACCGATGGGGATCTGCGGCGGCACATGTCAGAGAATCTTTTGCTCCTCACTGTTGAGACCGTGATGTCGCATGCCCCTCGGGTGATTACGTGTGGAATGCTGGCCAGTGCGGCAATGGAAATGATGCAATCGCAAAAGATCACGGTGCTGTTTCTGATCGATGATTTGCGTCGGCCATCGGGTATCTTGCACGTCCACGATCTTCTGCGTGCCGGCGTTGCCTAA